The following are encoded together in the Aerococcus mictus genome:
- a CDS encoding ABC1 kinase family protein produces MANKTHRLSEIIQVLANFGFGEVYQRSFKKLDIQESAKNLRQAFEALGPSFIKIGQILSTRNDLLSEPYILELQKLQHSAPPFSYQEAEQIIREELGEAPDQCFASFAKEALATGSIAQIHRAQLQTGQEVVVKIQRPQIKEQLISDIDLFIHVINKIPTIFTNIISNPVAILREIRQQSLLEMDFLNEANNMRRFQSNHDKRCLIGVPNYYGDLTTHKVLVMDYIAGVSIGNVSKLKQMGYDLNNIAEKLVYSFLYQVFEDGFYHADPHPGNILISQEKIYFIDLGMMGTLSSSDQKLLINLLEALAFKDIDELVRLLQIICKGPRITDQYSLYKDVQWLFERYLTTGLEAIDMGEIFQEVMKTALKYKLTFPTKFVQLSKTVIILEGICESLNPEFDFMSIFMDFTFHHSLLEQSHLFNKDHLLRESTRLLRSGISLPQQANQALSEFIKGRTTINISMREVKELTKELNQIINRIVTALILSAIIISSGFIVSQNNSHYAGNIALLFFVMGVVLGLYLLYSFVRSRKK; encoded by the coding sequence ATGGCAAATAAAACACATCGCTTAAGCGAAATCATTCAAGTTTTAGCTAACTTTGGTTTTGGAGAAGTTTACCAGCGCAGTTTTAAAAAATTGGATATCCAGGAAAGTGCTAAAAATTTAAGACAGGCTTTTGAAGCCTTGGGGCCTTCCTTCATTAAAATTGGTCAAATACTCTCCACTCGAAACGACCTCCTCTCAGAACCTTACATCTTAGAATTGCAAAAGCTACAACACTCTGCCCCTCCCTTTTCTTACCAAGAAGCCGAACAAATTATTAGAGAAGAATTAGGAGAAGCTCCTGACCAATGCTTCGCAAGTTTTGCTAAAGAAGCCCTAGCTACTGGATCGATTGCCCAAATCCACCGGGCCCAATTACAGACTGGTCAAGAGGTCGTGGTTAAAATCCAACGTCCCCAAATCAAAGAGCAATTAATCTCCGATATTGATTTATTCATTCACGTTATCAATAAAATCCCTACTATTTTCACCAATATTATCTCCAATCCAGTGGCTATTCTCCGGGAAATTCGCCAGCAGAGTCTTTTAGAGATGGATTTCTTAAATGAAGCAAATAATATGCGACGTTTTCAAAGCAACCATGACAAGCGTTGCTTAATTGGCGTTCCCAACTATTATGGTGATTTAACCACCCACAAAGTATTGGTTATGGACTATATTGCGGGGGTTTCTATTGGTAATGTCTCAAAGTTAAAACAAATGGGCTATGACTTGAATAATATCGCCGAAAAGCTGGTCTATTCTTTTCTTTACCAGGTATTTGAGGATGGTTTTTACCATGCCGACCCTCACCCCGGCAATATTCTTATTAGTCAGGAAAAAATTTATTTTATTGACCTAGGAATGATGGGGACACTCTCCTCCTCCGATCAAAAATTATTAATTAATTTATTAGAGGCCCTCGCTTTTAAGGATATTGATGAATTAGTCCGCCTCCTACAGATCATCTGTAAGGGACCTCGGATCACTGACCAGTATAGTCTGTATAAGGACGTTCAGTGGTTATTTGAGCGTTACCTCACCACTGGCCTGGAAGCGATTGATATGGGAGAAATTTTTCAAGAAGTCATGAAAACTGCCTTAAAATATAAGTTAACTTTTCCCACTAAGTTCGTCCAATTAAGTAAAACCGTGATTATCCTAGAAGGCATCTGTGAATCCTTGAATCCTGAATTTGATTTTATGTCTATTTTTATGGATTTTACCTTCCATCACTCCTTATTAGAGCAGAGTCATTTATTCAACAAGGATCACTTGCTCCGCGAATCCACTCGTTTATTGCGGTCGGGTATTTCTCTCCCCCAGCAAGCCAACCAGGCCCTCTCTGAATTCATTAAGGGCCGTACGACAATAAATATCTCCATGCGAGAAGTTAAAGAGTTAACTAAAGAACTTAATCAGATCATTAACCGAATTGTTACAGCCCTCATTTTGTCAGCAATAATCATCTCATCCGGCTTTATCGTTTCCCAAAACAATAGCCACTATGCCGGCAATATCGCCCTATTATTCTTTGTCATGGGAGTAGTCCTGGGGCTTTACCTGCTCTATTCCTTTGTTCGTTCACGAAAAAAATAA
- the murA gene encoding UDP-N-acetylglucosamine 1-carboxyvinyltransferase: protein METMVVKGGQRLEGTVQVDGAKNTVLPILAATLLAEEGKSVIENCPLFSDVYLMNKVLDYLDAQVDFDEAAGVITVDASGAIQSEAPFEFVSKMRASVVVMGPLLARLGCVKVAMPGGCAIGSRPIDLHIKGFEALGAKVTTENGYIEARCDELVGTDIYLDFPSVGATENIMMAATLAKGDTILENVAKEPEIVDLANFLNRMGARISGAGTDIIRIRGVESLHGTQHAVIHDRIEAGTFMVAAAVTGGNVLVKDAVAEHNLPLISKLKEMGVQIEEEMEGIRVIGPKELKATNIKTMPYPGFPTDMQAQFSIAQAIAHGSSKLEETVFENRFMHLEELRRMNVSFNITSDTATIDGPNHLQGAAVVATDLRAAAALIIAGLVAEGITKVSKLEYLDRGYANFDKKLQALGAKVIRLDLDKYSQEEIESRLDEVGS, encoded by the coding sequence ATGGAAACGATGGTCGTTAAAGGCGGTCAGCGCTTAGAAGGAACTGTACAAGTCGATGGAGCCAAAAACACGGTGCTTCCTATTTTGGCTGCAACATTATTAGCCGAGGAAGGAAAAAGTGTCATTGAAAATTGTCCTTTATTTTCTGATGTCTATTTAATGAATAAGGTTTTAGATTATCTTGATGCTCAAGTGGACTTTGATGAAGCAGCTGGAGTGATAACAGTGGATGCTAGTGGGGCTATCCAAAGTGAAGCGCCTTTTGAATTTGTCAGTAAGATGCGCGCCAGTGTCGTCGTTATGGGACCTTTATTAGCTCGCTTAGGTTGTGTCAAAGTGGCCATGCCAGGGGGTTGTGCTATTGGCTCACGGCCCATTGACTTACATATTAAGGGTTTTGAGGCCCTGGGAGCTAAGGTGACGACCGAAAATGGTTATATTGAAGCTCGTTGTGATGAATTAGTCGGTACTGATATTTACCTGGACTTTCCTAGTGTAGGAGCAACTGAAAATATTATGATGGCGGCAACACTAGCTAAAGGGGACACCATTTTAGAAAATGTTGCTAAGGAACCTGAAATTGTTGACTTGGCTAATTTCCTCAACCGTATGGGGGCAAGGATATCTGGGGCAGGTACCGATATCATCCGAATTCGAGGCGTTGAGTCTCTGCATGGTACCCAGCATGCCGTCATCCATGACCGCATTGAAGCGGGAACATTTATGGTAGCTGCAGCAGTCACTGGAGGCAATGTCCTGGTTAAAGATGCGGTAGCAGAACATAATCTTCCCTTAATTTCTAAATTAAAGGAAATGGGGGTTCAAATTGAAGAAGAAATGGAAGGAATACGGGTTATCGGTCCGAAAGAATTAAAGGCCACAAATATAAAAACCATGCCCTATCCCGGTTTCCCTACAGATATGCAGGCCCAATTCAGCATTGCCCAAGCCATTGCCCATGGAAGTTCAAAATTAGAAGAGACCGTTTTTGAAAATCGTTTTATGCACTTAGAAGAATTAAGACGGATGAACGTTTCTTTTAATATTACCAGTGATACTGCGACGATTGATGGCCCTAACCACTTACAGGGAGCAGCAGTTGTGGCAACTGATTTACGTGCAGCAGCAGCTCTAATTATTGCTGGCTTAGTGGCAGAAGGCATTACCAAGGTAAGTAAATTAGAATATCTCGATCGCGGTTACGCGAATTTTGATAAAAAATTGCAAGCTTTGGGAGCTAAGGTTATTCGGCTTGATCTTGATAAATATAGTCAGGAAGAAATTGAGAGCCGCTTAGATGAGGTTGGATCATGA
- a CDS encoding acyl-[acyl-carrier-protein] thioesterase — protein MAASYQKDIIISQDQCDQEGRIQIKSLIALFLALSADHDQALKQAGLWSLDSRYIWVIVENQLSINRLAECNESVTVATELTGANAFFVKRSFSLVDQERALLAKCTMVFTLIDFVSRQIERVDTLSLDAKLGIDVSKRIRLSKIKFSPTKDNDLLSEFLVDHQAIDRNKHVNNLVYLDWIFRQVGQEFLESWQVKQLTIIYKHELYEGDRGWLKSEINLAGDRQLLTKHKIVSFDDNIHASVEISWNRKD, from the coding sequence ATGGCAGCGTCTTATCAAAAAGATATTATTATCAGTCAGGATCAATGTGATCAAGAAGGTCGTATTCAAATTAAGAGCCTCATTGCTCTCTTTTTAGCCCTCTCTGCTGACCACGACCAAGCCCTCAAGCAGGCCGGACTTTGGTCGTTGGACTCGCGTTATATCTGGGTAATCGTTGAAAATCAGTTAAGTATTAACCGTCTAGCAGAATGTAATGAATCTGTCACTGTGGCCACAGAGTTAACAGGGGCTAACGCCTTCTTTGTAAAAAGAAGCTTTAGCTTAGTTGATCAAGAAAGAGCCCTTTTAGCCAAGTGTACCATGGTATTTACTTTGATTGATTTTGTCAGTCGTCAAATCGAGCGGGTTGATACGCTCTCCTTAGATGCCAAACTAGGTATTGATGTTAGCAAGCGCATTCGTTTGAGTAAAATTAAATTTTCACCAACAAAAGATAACGATTTGCTGAGTGAATTCTTGGTTGATCATCAGGCGATTGATCGAAACAAGCATGTTAACAATTTAGTTTATTTGGATTGGATATTTAGGCAAGTGGGGCAAGAATTTTTAGAGAGCTGGCAGGTGAAACAGCTGACCATCATCTATAAGCACGAGCTCTATGAAGGGGACCGCGGCTGGTTAAAATCGGAAATCAATCTAGCGGGAGATAGGCAGTTATTGACCAAGCATAAGATAGTATCGTTTGATGACAATATTCATGCAAGTGTTGAAATATCTTGGAATAGAAAAGACTAG
- a CDS encoding DNA-directed RNA polymerase subunit beta: protein MNKELLVSRFKNLFKWLLICLLGMVLLFLIGLLLGYGISSDHQLFNVFNQDVWNHLYAFFQ from the coding sequence ATGAACAAGGAGCTTTTAGTCAGTCGATTTAAAAACCTTTTTAAGTGGTTACTTATCTGCCTTTTAGGAATGGTTCTCTTATTTTTAATTGGCTTATTACTTGGTTATGGTATTAGTAGTGACCACCAGCTATTTAATGTCTTTAACCAAGATGTTTGGAACCATTTATACGCTTTCTTTCAATAA
- a CDS encoding HesB/YadR/YfhF family protein — MQIRISDQALKFFKEDMDLGSGDAVRFTSKVYGKTNIHEGVSVMVQVSQPQKVLVSETIDGITFFAEEDDAWFYNDHSLEVDYDEEEEKLLFTFVDD, encoded by the coding sequence ATGCAAATTCGAATTAGTGATCAGGCATTAAAGTTTTTCAAAGAAGATATGGATTTAGGTTCCGGGGATGCTGTCCGTTTCACCAGTAAAGTCTATGGAAAAACCAACATTCATGAAGGGGTGTCGGTAATGGTTCAAGTCAGTCAACCACAAAAAGTCCTGGTAAGTGAAACAATCGATGGCATCACCTTCTTTGCTGAAGAAGATGATGCTTGGTTTTACAATGATCACTCTCTAGAAGTTGACTACGATGAAGAAGAAGAAAAATTATTATTTACTTTTGTTGATGACTAA
- the rnjA gene encoding ribonuclease J1, whose amino-acid sequence MSFEVKDNEVYVFAIGGLGEIGKNMYVVQYQDEIIIMDNGVKFPDDELLGIDYVISDYSYLIENKDKVKGIFVSHGHEDHIGGIPWLLKQVNFPIYADQLALALIRGKLEEHGLLGDAILHEIDDESIINFDKTSVSFFTVNHSIPGAKGILVKTPVGAVAFTGDYKFDFTPIGKHADLHKMARIGDEGLLLLLADSTNSEVPGWTMSEHYVSNSLKDIMTPIEGRIIFASFASNISRLSEAIEIAVNTGRKIAVFGRSMENAFRNAQEIGYFNIPEGTFIESKEINDYPDNEIMIMCTGSQGEPLAALSRIANGTHRQVTLHPTDTVVFSSSPIPGNLSSVNNLINKLLESGAEVVHGKINNVHTSGHASQEQQKLLLRLMKPKFFMPVHGEYRMLCVHGETAQAVGVPEENVIIHDNGQVAALTQDSWREAGKVPADAVYVDGKGIGDIGNIVLRDRHNLSEDGIVIVVVTVNFENNELVAGPDIVSRGFIYMRESGDLIKDAQKVVQTTVIGHLNSGKEVNEKILRDSIQNALYPFLHKRTKRNPMILPVIMPV is encoded by the coding sequence ATGAGTTTTGAAGTAAAAGATAATGAAGTTTATGTCTTTGCCATTGGTGGTCTTGGAGAAATTGGGAAGAATATGTACGTGGTCCAATACCAAGACGAAATCATTATTATGGATAATGGGGTTAAATTTCCTGACGATGAATTACTTGGCATCGATTATGTAATTTCAGACTATAGCTACCTCATTGAGAATAAAGATAAGGTAAAAGGAATCTTTGTTTCCCATGGCCACGAAGACCATATCGGTGGAATTCCTTGGTTATTAAAACAAGTGAATTTTCCCATTTATGCTGATCAATTAGCACTGGCTTTAATTCGAGGTAAATTAGAAGAACATGGTTTATTAGGTGATGCGATTTTACATGAAATCGATGACGAATCTATCATTAATTTTGATAAAACATCCGTTTCTTTCTTCACAGTAAACCACTCAATTCCTGGCGCCAAGGGAATTTTAGTTAAGACTCCCGTTGGAGCCGTTGCTTTCACAGGAGACTATAAATTCGATTTTACTCCAATTGGTAAGCATGCAGACTTGCACAAAATGGCTCGTATCGGTGATGAGGGTCTCTTACTCTTATTAGCTGATTCAACCAACTCTGAAGTTCCTGGTTGGACCATGTCTGAACACTATGTGTCCAATTCATTGAAAGATATTATGACGCCAATCGAAGGCAGAATCATTTTTGCTTCCTTCGCTTCTAATATCTCCAGGTTAAGTGAAGCCATAGAAATAGCTGTCAACACTGGCAGAAAAATCGCCGTATTTGGGCGCTCAATGGAGAACGCCTTCCGTAATGCCCAAGAAATTGGCTATTTTAATATTCCAGAAGGTACCTTCATTGAATCAAAAGAAATTAACGACTATCCGGATAACGAGATCATGATTATGTGTACAGGGTCTCAGGGGGAACCACTAGCTGCCCTAAGTCGGATTGCTAATGGCACCCACCGTCAAGTAACCTTGCACCCAACAGATACCGTCGTATTTTCTTCTTCCCCAATTCCTGGTAACTTATCCAGCGTCAATAATCTGATTAACAAGTTATTAGAATCTGGTGCAGAGGTGGTTCATGGCAAGATTAATAATGTCCACACTTCGGGACATGCTAGTCAAGAACAACAAAAGTTATTACTTCGCTTAATGAAGCCAAAATTCTTTATGCCTGTTCATGGGGAGTACCGCATGCTGTGTGTTCATGGTGAAACCGCCCAAGCTGTTGGTGTACCTGAAGAAAACGTCATCATCCATGATAATGGACAAGTTGCTGCCCTAACCCAAGACTCCTGGCGAGAGGCTGGTAAGGTCCCTGCTGATGCTGTCTATGTTGATGGTAAGGGGATCGGTGATATCGGTAATATTGTCCTCCGTGACCGGCATAATCTTTCCGAGGATGGTATCGTCATCGTTGTCGTTACCGTTAACTTTGAAAATAACGAATTAGTTGCAGGTCCTGACATTGTCTCACGTGGATTTATTTATATGCGTGAATCTGGCGACTTAATTAAAGATGCCCAAAAGGTTGTTCAAACGACGGTTATTGGTCATCTCAACTCAGGAAAGGAAGTCAATGAGAAGATACTCCGTGATAGTATTCAAAACGCCCTCTATCCTTTCCTACACAAGCGTACCAAACGTAACCCAATGATTCTACCTGTTATCATGCCAGTTTAA
- the glyA gene encoding serine hydroxymethyltransferase, producing the protein MDEVFTLIDQERQRQENGIELIASENWVSKEVLAAQGSILTNKYAEGYPGKRYYGGCEVVDKIEQLAIDRAKKLFNADFVNVQPYSGSGANMAVYDALLKAGDTVLGMNLTDGGHLTHGSPVNFSGRRYHFVSYGVDPESEQLDYSAIRQTALEAKPKMIVAGYSAYSRKLDFKAFRQIADEVGALLMVDMAHFAGLVAAGIHENPVDYADVVTSTTHKTLRGPRGAIILTNNPDYAKKINSRIFPGNQGGPLLHVIAAKAVAFQEALNSDFKDYMENVVINARAMASEFSKAGIHVVSGGTDNHLIAFRVSDFDLTGKAVEEKLGQVHITVNKNTIPGETLPPTQCSGIRIGTPAITTRGFTADDCRLLAQLIVQVVKYFDDDQVIAKVKEQVKQLTQKYPLSE; encoded by the coding sequence ATGGATGAAGTTTTTACCTTAATTGATCAAGAAAGACAGCGTCAAGAAAATGGTATCGAGTTAATTGCTAGCGAAAACTGGGTATCAAAGGAAGTTTTAGCCGCACAGGGGAGTATTTTAACCAATAAGTATGCGGAAGGCTATCCAGGAAAAAGATACTATGGCGGTTGTGAGGTCGTTGATAAGATTGAACAATTAGCCATTGACCGCGCTAAGAAATTATTTAACGCAGACTTTGTGAACGTCCAGCCTTATTCCGGTTCGGGAGCTAATATGGCCGTTTATGATGCCCTCCTTAAAGCTGGGGATACGGTTTTAGGAATGAATCTGACCGATGGTGGGCATTTGACCCATGGCTCTCCAGTTAATTTCTCTGGGCGGCGCTATCATTTTGTTTCCTACGGTGTCGATCCCGAAAGCGAACAGCTGGATTATTCCGCTATTCGTCAAACTGCCTTGGAGGCAAAGCCAAAAATGATTGTGGCAGGGTATTCTGCTTACTCTAGAAAGTTAGACTTTAAAGCCTTTCGCCAAATCGCTGATGAAGTCGGGGCTCTTTTAATGGTCGATATGGCTCATTTTGCTGGTTTGGTAGCAGCTGGAATCCATGAAAATCCAGTTGACTATGCTGATGTAGTGACTTCAACTACCCATAAAACCCTGAGAGGTCCCCGGGGAGCGATTATTTTAACCAATAATCCTGACTACGCTAAAAAAATTAATAGCCGAATTTTCCCCGGTAACCAAGGTGGTCCCTTACTCCATGTTATTGCTGCTAAGGCGGTCGCTTTTCAAGAGGCTTTAAATAGTGACTTTAAAGATTATATGGAAAACGTAGTGATCAATGCCCGGGCCATGGCTAGCGAATTTAGTAAAGCTGGTATTCATGTGGTGTCTGGTGGAACGGATAACCACTTAATCGCTTTTAGAGTCAGTGACTTTGATTTAACGGGTAAAGCAGTCGAAGAGAAGCTTGGTCAAGTCCATATCACGGTCAATAAGAACACCATTCCAGGTGAAACTTTGCCGCCTACCCAATGCAGTGGCATTCGCATCGGGACACCAGCGATAACGACACGTGGCTTTACCGCAGATGATTGTCGCTTGCTGGCACAATTGATTGTTCAAGTTGTCAAATATTTTGATGATGATCAAGTCATTGCCAAGGTTAAGGAACAAGTTAAGCAACTGACCCAAAAATATCCGCTCAGTGAGTAA
- the upp gene encoding uracil phosphoribosyltransferase, which translates to MNKEGLHIVNHPLVQHKLAILRDKDLGSKDFRELVDEITVFVGYEATRDLPLKEVEVETPITKTTQKMITGKKMAIVPILRAGLGMVDGILSLSPAAKVGHIGMYRDEETLEPHEYFFKMPSDIEERQVLVVDPMLATGGSAILAIEALMKRNVSPADIKFLCMVAAPEGVEALQAAHPEVEIYTAALDEKLNEDGYIVPGLGDAGDRLFGTL; encoded by the coding sequence ATGAACAAAGAAGGATTACATATTGTTAACCACCCCTTAGTACAACACAAATTAGCGATTTTACGCGATAAAGACTTAGGGAGTAAGGACTTTCGTGAACTGGTTGATGAAATCACGGTTTTTGTTGGTTATGAAGCGACACGTGACTTGCCATTAAAAGAAGTTGAAGTCGAAACCCCGATTACAAAAACGACTCAAAAAATGATTACTGGTAAAAAGATGGCCATTGTTCCTATTCTTCGGGCTGGCTTAGGTATGGTTGACGGAATCCTATCTTTGTCACCAGCTGCTAAAGTAGGCCATATTGGTATGTATCGTGATGAAGAAACTTTAGAACCACACGAGTATTTCTTTAAAATGCCTAGTGACATTGAAGAACGTCAAGTACTTGTTGTAGACCCTATGTTAGCAACAGGTGGGTCAGCTATTCTAGCCATTGAGGCCTTGATGAAACGCAATGTTTCGCCTGCCGATATTAAGTTCTTATGTATGGTTGCTGCTCCTGAAGGGGTAGAAGCTTTACAAGCAGCCCATCCTGAAGTGGAAATTTATACAGCCGCTCTTGACGAAAAGCTCAATGAAGATGGCTATATTGTTCCTGGTTTAGGGGACGCTGGTGACCGCTTGTTCGGTACCCTTTAA
- a CDS encoding DNA-dependent RNA polymerase subunit epsilon, with protein sequence MIFKVTYQEKANEAPVREKTQALYIESDSIIDVRQQLRENTPYLVEHIQALDEAHLAYEQKSPDFHLTEFDK encoded by the coding sequence ATGATATTTAAGGTGACTTATCAAGAAAAAGCTAACGAAGCACCTGTTCGTGAAAAAACTCAAGCACTCTATATCGAGTCCGATAGCATTATCGATGTACGCCAACAATTACGAGAAAATACCCCTTATCTCGTTGAACACATCCAAGCATTAGATGAAGCCCATCTGGCCTATGAACAAAAAAGCCCAGATTTTCATCTTACGGAGTTTGATAAATAA
- the trhA gene encoding PAQR family membrane homeostasis protein TrhA produces MEKQPNLLFSNPQILNSRSYQVTSQIFSAISHGIGLLLALIGTGLLISKALHFQELNRLMAYTIYGLSMVNLYFFSTMYHALYFTKVAPIFRFFDHCSIYFLIAGSYSPFCLIALNNSLGWLIIFIEWLIVALGLYCEIYKRHWLKKYSTYIYLSMGWLAVFIVYPIIQSVSLAGLLWLLAGGLFYSLGTSFYRFDHKYVYFHTIWHLFVLLGTACQFISIYFYV; encoded by the coding sequence ATGGAAAAGCAACCAAACCTCTTGTTTTCAAATCCCCAGATATTGAATTCGCGATCCTATCAAGTAACAAGTCAAATTTTTAGTGCGATTAGCCATGGCATCGGCTTACTCTTAGCCTTAATTGGTACGGGACTTTTAATTAGCAAAGCTCTCCATTTTCAAGAACTTAATCGGCTAATGGCTTACACTATTTATGGCTTGTCGATGGTTAACTTATATTTCTTCTCAACCATGTACCATGCGCTATATTTTACCAAGGTAGCCCCAATCTTCCGCTTTTTTGATCATTGCAGTATTTATTTTCTCATTGCTGGCTCCTATAGCCCCTTTTGTTTAATTGCTTTAAACAACTCCCTGGGCTGGCTAATTATCTTCATTGAGTGGTTAATTGTAGCCTTAGGTCTTTATTGTGAAATCTATAAGCGGCATTGGTTGAAAAAATACTCAACCTACATTTATTTAAGTATGGGCTGGCTAGCTGTCTTTATTGTTTACCCAATCATCCAGTCGGTATCTCTGGCTGGCCTTCTATGGCTTTTAGCCGGGGGACTTTTTTATTCGCTAGGAACTTCTTTCTATCGTTTCGATCATAAATATGTCTATTTCCATACCATTTGGCACCTATTTGTTCTATTAGGGACCGCCTGCCAATTTATATCGATTTATTTTTATGTTTAA
- a CDS encoding YcjF family protein, translated as MAFNPKNFDFSLADDLLNQAGDTINEMEKIEILVVGKTGVGKSTLINNIFREELAKTGVGKPITQHIQKLSKEDMPINLYDSRGLELSKEVQKQIKEEINALQADLTKEGSYLHAAYYCINANSQRIEEMEIDLIEELADHMPVIVVLTQSIGEAGDTMKAYIESLNLPIQGVIPVMAADYRINDQVTIEAFGLEDLLNLTFLVIPENVHPAFTNAQRIDIKRKAKAARRWAKKSVAMTFGVGFSPIPFSDATLLVPIQITMLARITAIFGISMQSKQVISILGAVIGTGGATYLGRTIASNLVKFIPGLGSALGGLISGSTAAMVTTALAMSYIEVLTIIAVSEAKGEEISLESLNKLMKTHFRKRLRRGKKDKDFQDVEDMKD; from the coding sequence ATGGCATTTAATCCTAAAAACTTTGATTTTTCACTCGCAGACGATTTACTCAACCAGGCCGGCGATACTATTAATGAAATGGAAAAAATTGAAATTCTTGTCGTTGGAAAAACTGGTGTGGGTAAAAGTACTTTAATTAATAATATCTTTCGAGAAGAACTGGCTAAAACGGGCGTAGGAAAACCCATCACCCAACATATTCAAAAGCTTAGTAAAGAAGACATGCCCATCAATTTATATGATAGTCGGGGACTAGAACTTTCAAAAGAGGTACAAAAGCAAATTAAAGAAGAAATTAATGCTTTACAAGCTGATCTCACTAAAGAGGGTAGCTATTTGCACGCAGCTTATTACTGTATCAATGCGAATTCTCAACGGATTGAAGAAATGGAAATTGACTTGATTGAGGAGCTCGCTGACCATATGCCAGTTATTGTCGTTTTGACCCAATCAATTGGTGAAGCAGGTGATACCATGAAGGCTTATATTGAAAGTCTTAATTTACCTATCCAGGGTGTCATTCCAGTCATGGCAGCCGATTACAGGATTAATGATCAAGTCACTATTGAAGCTTTCGGCTTGGAAGACTTACTTAATTTAACTTTCTTAGTTATTCCAGAAAACGTTCATCCCGCTTTTACCAATGCTCAACGGATTGATATTAAACGGAAGGCCAAGGCTGCTCGCCGTTGGGCAAAAAAGTCAGTAGCCATGACTTTTGGAGTCGGTTTTTCCCCGATTCCTTTCTCTGACGCCACTTTGCTCGTGCCAATTCAAATTACTATGCTAGCTAGGATAACAGCTATTTTCGGCATCTCTATGCAAAGTAAGCAAGTCATTAGTATCCTAGGGGCAGTGATTGGAACCGGTGGGGCGACTTATCTCGGGCGAACCATTGCCTCAAACTTGGTGAAGTTTATTCCAGGTTTAGGGTCTGCCCTAGGAGGACTTATCTCGGGCTCGACTGCTGCTATGGTGACGACTGCTTTAGCGATGTCCTATATTGAAGTTTTAACCATTATTGCAGTATCAGAGGCGAAGGGCGAAGAAATTTCGCTTGAAAGTCTTAATAAATTAATGAAAACGCACTTTAGAAAACGTCTAAGACGCGGGAAGAAAGATAAAGACTTTCAAGATGTCGAAGACATGAAAGATTAA